From the genome of Sulfurovum xiamenensis:
TGACATACACGAAGCATAATACAACCTACAAGTACAAGTGCACCTGTACCAAATGCATACTCCTCTGCACCCATAATAGCCGCTTTAACGATATCCAGACCTGTTTTAAGTCCACCATCGGTCTCAACGGTTACCTGACCTCTTAAATGGTTTGCTTTCAATGCATTATGTGCTTCGATAAGACCTAGTTCCCAAGAGTTACCTGCAAATCTGATAGAACCGATCGGTGCAGCACCTGTACCACCATCTGCTCCTGAAATAATGATCTTATCTGCATAAGATTTAGCAACACCTGCTGCGATCGTACCTACACCCGCAGTCGATACAAGTTTCACTGCAACCCTTGCATGCGGGTTCACCTGCTTCAAGTCAAAGATAAGCTGTGCCAAATCCTCAATAGAGTAAATATCATGGTGTGGCGGTGGTGAGATCAGTGTCACTCCCGGCTTCGTAAATCTAAGTTCCGCGATCAACGGAGATACTTTACTTCCTGGAAGCTGTCCACCTTCACCAGGTTTTGCCCCTTGTGCTACTTTGATCTGAAGTTCTGTCGCAGATCTCAAATACTCCGGTGTGACACCGAAACGTCCTGATGCAACCTGCTTGATACTCGAGTTCTTCTCTGTACCGTAACGTAATGGAGACTCTCCACCCTCACCAGAGTTTGACTTCGCGCCAATTCTGTTCATCGCTACTGCAAGTGTCTCATGCGCTTCCTGGGAGATAGACCCCATAGACATCGCCGCTGTAGAGAAACGTTTAAAGATCTCACTAAGCGGCTCGACTTCATCGATACTGATTGGTTCTCTATCACTTTTGAGTTCATAGAAGTCACGTATGAACTTTTTGTCACGGCCATTGACAAGCTTCTTTACCTCTTCATAATCTTCAGCTTTTCCGCTCTCTGAAGCTTTTTGCATAGCAGAGATGGTCGGACGTGAGAAGTCATGGAACTCTTCACCTTTTTTATACTTGTAGAAACCACCCTTGTAAAGTGCATTTCTTTTACCATCAAATGCATCCGTAAAGGCACGTTCATGGTTTGAATTCAGACGTGCATCGATATCTTCATATCCAAGTCCCGGGAGTAATCCTTTGGCACCAGAGAAACAATCATCAACGATCTCTGTACTTAAACCGATCACATCAAAGAGTCTCGAGTTTCTGTATGATGCAAGTGTAGAGATACCCATCTTGGACATGATCTTCATCAATCCCGCACCCATTGATCTTCTAAATTGCTTTAAAAGTGGTTTGATTGCTTCATTCCCCTCTTCCAACTCTTCCACTGTATGGTAGAGTAAGTAAGGGAAGATAGCTGCAGCACCAAAGCTAAGAAGACATGCTGCAGAGTGTGGATCAAATACTTCACCTGTCACTGCCACTATGCTGGTCAAATGTCTGATTTTCGCTTTGAGAAGCTCTTGGTTCAAGCGTCCCACAACCATCAGCATAGGAATCACTTTATTCTCTGCATTGAGATTTCTGTCATCTAAGATAATGGTTCTAACGTCATTTCTTCTTACATCTTCGATGATACGCTCAGTCAGTGCATAAAGACTCTCTTTGAGATCACCCTTATAGGTTGTATCATATTTCTCACATTTATAGCTTGGATCATACTTCTCATTCCCTTTTGTACCAAACTCTTGAAGCAAACAGAACTTCTCTGCAGACATGAGTGGAAGTACCGTTTTCAGACGCTTTGCATGTTCCGGACTATCACTTAAAACATTGTGGCTCTCTCCAAAACCTGTGTTAAGGCTCATCACTGTTTTCTCACGGATCGGGTCGATCGGTGGATTGGTGACCTGAGCGAACTTCTGTTTGAAAAAGTCAGTAAAGTTACGTTGCTCTGTTGAGAATGCCGCAAGCGGTGTATCATCACCCATAGCACCTGTTGTCTCTTTCCCCTCGTTGATCATAGGTCTGATCACTTCTCTGATCACCTCAGATGTAAAATTAAAATAACGCTGTTTAGCATTCATATCTCCATAGTTCACTTCAGAAGTACTTACATCAGTTTCAGGTACATGTTCCTGTAAATAAGAGAGGTTTGCGGTCAACCACTTATCATAGGCATTACCTGCTTTGAGATAATCATTGATATCACTGTTTTTAAGCACCTTCCCGTGCTTAAGATCAATCCCCATCATCTCACCGGATTGAAGTCTACCACGCTCAACGATCTCTTCATCAGGCAACTTAAGTACACCATACTCAGAAGAGATAAGTAGCCTGTTGTCTTTTGTTCTAATGTATTTTGAAGGTCTCAATCCGTTTCTGTCAAGTACACAACCGATGTAACGACCATCTGTCATACTCACAGCAGCTGGACCATCCCACGGTTCAAATGTTGCACTCGCATACTCATAGAATGCTCTGAGTTCAGTATCCATCTGTGGATTATTATGCCAAGGTGCCGGTATAAGTGAACGTGCTGCTTTAAAGAAATCGACACCATTCACACGTAGGAACTCCATAAAGTTATCTAAACTCGCTGAATCTGACATATCGTCTTGAATCACATTTCTGAGTCTATCCATCTCTTCATCTGTATAGATGACAGATTTTGCTGCTGCCATTTTCGCTTTCACGTTAAATCTGTTCGCAGTTACAGAGTTGATCTCACCATTATGGGCGATCATTCTGAACGGCTGTGCAAGTTTCCATTGAGGAAGGGTATTGGTAGAGAAACGTTGATGGAAAAGACAGAAAGAGATCTCAAAATCTTCATCGGCAAGGTCTTTGTAAAACTCTTTGATATGGGTAGGCATGACAAGCCCTTTATAAGAGATCACAGAGGTTGAGAATGAAGGGATATAGAATGTTTTATCGTCTATCAGTGCTGCTTCGATCTCTTTACGGGAAAGATACACTAGTGCCTCAAAACGGTTGATCGCTACAGGTGAATTCGGTGCAACAAATACTTGCTTCATGGTTGGAAGTGAAGCAAGTGCCTGCTTACCGAGTGCATTTGTATCAACCGGTACCGTACGTGTGTAAATGATCTTCAGGTCATTGTTATCACAGATCTTATGGATCACATCAAAATCAGTTGGATTGTTTGAGAATACCATTGCAACTGCATAATTCTCTGGAAGGTGTACACCATTGGCTGTTGCTTCTTTTGCAAAGAATGATTTTGGCATAGAGAGAAGCAGACCTGCACCATCTCCTGTTTTACCATCCGCAGCTACCGCTCCTCTGTGCATCATACGTGAAAGAGATGTAATCGCATCTTCCAAATTTTTGTGTGAAGGTGTGTTATCGATAGAGGCTAAGAGCCCAAACCCACAGTTGTCCTTAAAAGAAGTAAATAAATCTTGCATATACCAACCTTAAAAATGATCTAATCGGAACATCATATAGCGCTCCTCGTAATTGGAGGGATTATAGCTAAAAGGTTGTTAAGCTTAGTTTACCAACTCTACCCTCAAGAGGGCGATATTTGGATATTTTAACTTGTTTTTGCCTATAATTTAGGCAAAAATTAAAGGAATTACCATCAAAGGTTTTATACTTTCTGTCAGAAAAGCTAAAAATGAAGACACGATAGCACTGGTACTGAGTCCCACAGAAGTAAGAACCTATTACCGTTTTTTTGGCGCACGACACTCCATTTTACAACTAGGTAACCTGATAGATTTTGAAGTAGAAGGTGAAGGAGGCAGCTTTCTTCCCAGACTGCGTTCACTCTCTCATATGGGATTTCCTTGGCTCTTTGACAAAAACAGACTTCTGCTCTGGCACAACTTTATCAAACGCTTTGAACCGCATCTCAAAGATGCAGAAGAGATAGACTCTTTTTACTTTGATCTGCTTCTCTCTGCAGCCCAAAAATGGGATAAACAAAACCCTAAACGCATTGTCTGTGAGTCGTATATCACGCTACTTGAATATGAAGGCAGATTGCATCATGATGAGCACTGCTACATCTGCGAAAACCGTATAGAAGAGGAGATAGCGCTCATGCAGTCGTTCATCCCTGCACACCCTGCATGCCTTTATACTGCTGCACTTCCTACCAAAAAAGTACTAGACTTTTTTAAAACCAAAAAGACGGTATTTTTAGAAGACCATGAAGTGGATTATCTCTTTGAAATTGTGATGAAAGGCTTGTAATACCTTTATAGTCGGGAGTAAACCCTCTCCAGCGCTTCAGAAAAAGTGGGATGTGCCATAATGGTCTGTCGGGCCATGGAAACCGTCATTTCACCTGCAAGTGCCATAGCCACAGATGAGATGAGCTCTTCGGCATTAGGGGCAAAGAGCTCTGCACCCAGTATAAGCCCTGACGTATCTGCATAGACGATCAATACGCCGTTCCCAGCCTGATGGAATGCAGCAGGTTTAAATTGGCTCAGCATGATGCTACTCTCTTTAAATTCCATACCGTCTTCTTCCAGTCTCTGTCTGTTTTGTCCCACGGTTGCATAGCTCATAGGCAAGGTGTGTATAAACCTTACCACATGATCAAGGTTCAATTTGCCAGGTTGTTTGCCCATGATCTGCTTTGTCACGTTCAAAGCCTGTACTCTTGCCGCATGGGCCAGTTGCAGTTTCCCATTACAGTCACCGATCGCAAAATGTTTTTCCAGTGTTGTCTGAAAAAAATCATCTGTCTCTATGCCCCTCTTTACAGTAATCTGATCTGTTGCGACCACATCCGTATTTGGCTGACGTCCAGTCGCAACAAGCATCTGTTCATACATGCTTGATGCACCATTCTCAAAGGTGATATGCACCCCTTTCTCTGTAGGTTCAGCTTTGGAGATAGCATGCTCTTTCAAATAGATGATCCCCTGTCTCTCAAGCTCTTTGGTCATGGCATTCTGTATCGATGAGTGTGTATGAGGCAAAAGTCTGTCATGACGTGAAATGAGTGTTACTTCTACACCTGCAGAGACAAAAAAACTTGCCATCTCCAGACCGATGGCACCATCCCCGTAGATGGCTATAGTTTGAGGCAGTTTCTGCAGATCAAGCAGCTCATTGCTGGTGATGATCGCCTTTTTGTCATACACTATGCCTTCTGGTATGAAAGGGATAGATCCTGTCCCTATCACAATGTACTCCCCCTCATAGATCTTCCCTTCTACCTCCACTTTGTGCGGTGCAATGAGCTTTCCTTTACCTTCGATCAGTTCCACATCTTTACATTGTGCCATTATCGATTTGGATGCACTGGCAAGGAGTTCAGTTTTTTGAGCTGTCAAGGTCGGCATATCCAGTACGAGTTCACCTCTAAACACGCTCTCGTTGCTTTGCCGTACCGTATTGGCATGATGCAAAAACATTTTAGAAGGGATACATCCTTCATGCAGACAAGTCCCGCCCAAGTGTCCTAGTGAAGTTTCAACCAGCGCTACTTTAAGCCCCTGTTTCGAAGCCACAATGGCTCCTGCATAGTTCAAACCGCCACCGATATAGATAATGTCATACATGTAATTTCCTCAAGATGATATTTTTATATGATTATACTCTTAAACTATTATAAAGAGTAATTCTTAACCCCTTACAGATCCTATAAAAAGAGCTCATACTGGTATGAACTTTACTTTCACAGATATGTTATAATCTGAAAAAAAGTGACAATTTCATGAAATCCTTCTTACTCCTATTCTCTTTCTCTCTCTTTTTGTGCTCTGCTGAAATAGACACAAAACTCTATGACGGCAACAATACCATAAACTATTATAAAGAGATTTCAAAACGTATTGAGACGGCACAAACATCAGATCAGAACCAGACAAAAGAAGATACGGAACGTATTGCAACAGAGCGTATGATCTTAGACAAACTGTCAAATATGCTCTCCATTACTTTAAAGGTGGATCCTATGCCGGATTCACTTTTACCTGATGATAAAAATATAAGCACAGAAAACTATCAGTCCTATCTGAATGCACTTACAGATACCTATGCAAAGATCGATACGTTGAAAAAAGAACAGTCTGCGATGCAATCCAAACGGCATTATTTGCAAAAAAGTATCAATGACATTACCGTCGAAGATAAAAAAAACCTGTTGCTTTACCAATTGCAATACGCCTTTTATAAACTCAAAGGGGACAATCAGGAACAAACGATACAAGCCTATGAGACTTTAATAACCAAAGGCGAAGCACGCTTCAAACAAAAACTGAATCAAGTCACCTTTGATATTCCCGCACTCGAAAAAAAACTTACACAGATCAATACAAAGTTTGCTCCCGTAGAACAAGAAGCCGTCGCACTGAAACTGGCGAAAGAGCGTGAACTGATCGTCCGTGAAACGATTTCAGAGTCTTTAAGTAAAAAATTTCTATCCAACGATATGGATATGATGAGTCTCCTCACCACAAAGATTGATCTAACTCTCATGCTTTCTCTGGCCTATCTACAAAAAAATGAGACGCAAAAAGCCCTCGACCTTTTCAATGCCGATACAGAAACGTTGCAGGGGCTCACGCCGGATCTCATAGATTACTATACTTACAAGCGTACAATCCTCAAAACAGTATTCAAAGAGGTGGCAGGGAATGTCGCACTGGCACTCTCAAGTGTAGAACAGAGTGCTGAAAGTATCTATGATTTCACCTATAGCAAGCTGACTGAAGCCCTGTTTGTATTCAATGAAAAGGGTATTTCCATTCTTGATATCCTCAAAGTCATTTTGATCATTATTCTTGGATTTATGATTGCTGCATTTTACAAACGAAAGATCATTAATCTTGCTACTCAACGAGAAAAAATCTCACTCTCTTCAGCTAAAGCCATCTCCAATGCCGGCTACTATATTCTTGTATTTATCACTTTACTTGTTGCACTTAAAAGTATCGGATTGGATCTTTCCAATCTTGGACTAGTTGCTGGAGCACTCTCTATAGGTATCGGTTTTGGTCTCCAAACACTTGTTTCCAATTTTGCGGCAGGAATCATCTTAATGTTTGAGCGTACTATCCGTTTGGGAGATTATATAGAGATCTCAGATACTATCCGGGGTACGGTCAGTGATATGAGAATGCGTTCAACCACTGTCACCACCAATGACAACATCGATGTCGTTATTCCAAACTCCTCTTTTATCCAGAACAATGTGATCAACTGGACATTGGAAAATGATATCAGACGTATACATATCCCTTTCTCTGTTGCGTATGGAACAAGCAATGATAAAGTGGAAAAGGTCATTCTGGAAGAGCTGAGAAACAGTTCTATCAATTATGTGAAGAAAAATGCCAAATATCCTACGCTTATCTGGATGACCGCTATGGGGTCAAGTTCGGTAGATTATGAACTCATCGTCTGGGTCAGAGGGCAATCCACCCTCAAACCTGCAGGAACAAAATCAGATTTTCTAAAATTCATTTATGCGACGCTCAACAAACACCATATTGAGATACCTTTCCCTCAATTGGATCTACATGTCAAACGAAATGAATCCCCAAAAGAGCACAATGAAGAGAAAAAAGAAGAGACGGAGCCAAAAATGCTCTAACTCTCTCTTCCTGGTTGGATCTTATTGACCACCGCATACAGTGACGGCAGGTAAACGAGGTTCAAGACTGTACCCCAAATAAGACCAAATCCTATCGAAATGGCAATAGGCTGAAGGATCACTGCCTGTCCCGTTGCATAAAAAATCAGGGTGAAAAGCCCAAGGAAGGTTGTGATCGAAGTGATCAAAATAGGACGGAGTCTTAACTTCGCCCTTTCATAGAATGTCTCTGCATTATGCGTGCCATGCAGAAAATCAAGCATGATGATACCATCATTGATCACAACCCCGGCGAGTCCCAACATCCCTATGACCGAAGGCATGGAAAGGTTGATTCCAATCAGCATATGCCCCACTAATGCACCCAATAAACTGAATGGTATGACGGACATGACCATCAATGCATAACGAATTTTCGGAAAAATAAACAGAAGTGTGATCAAAATCAAAAAGACTGCAATGATCAGAGAGCGTATCATATCATTTTTAAATTGCTGGTTTTTTTCCTGTTCTCCCAAAAGACTGACGTCAACTCCCTCATCCTGTATCGTATCTAGTAAAGGCTTGATCTTCTTAAGTACAGCCACAGCTGTGGTCTTTTTCTTGTCGATATTGGCAAAGACCGACTTGACTGTATTTCCATCCCTTTTTTCAATCTTTTCATAGGCTCTTATCTTTTCGATATCCACAACATCGGTCAACTTGACCACACTTCCAGAAGGTGTAGGGATCATAAAATTCATTAACGTCTTTTCAGAATCTTTAACGATGGATTTGGTTCTGATCTCCATCACACCATTCTCACTAAAGGTCATCGCTTTACGGCTGTCAAGGAAATAGCCCGAAAGGGTCTGTGCTATTTCAACCTCACTCATACCCAGCTGTTCACCATAGGCATTGATACGTAACTTGTACTCCATCTTTCCAAGCTGTGCATTGTTACCTACATCTTTCACATACGGAATAACCGAAAGATTGTCTTCAATTCTCTGCATTGCATCTGCTATCTGCTCACCATCTTTTCCTGAAAGGTTGATTTGTATATCATTTTTGATCAAACCCGGTTTGTCTTCACGTACGCCAAGCTCTTCAAGCTGATACTTTGTCATCATAGGTGCGATCTCTTCTCTCAACTGCTGTGCAAGGTCATAGGTATGTTTCTTTCTGACCTTCTCAGGATCATTGAACATAAAACTAAAATTCAAAATAGGATTGATATAGGTATCGATAAAACTCTGCGGTTCCATATCATAGAGTTCCATGGTGATGTAGAGCATATTGTCTCCATTTTCATCCGCACCAGCAAGTGATTTTCGGTATCCAACAACGGTAGATGTAGATTTAAGTGCATAGGTCTCTTTTTGTGAGATCACATACTGTTCTATCTCCTTGGCTATCTTATCTGTCTCTTCAATGGTCGTATCCATATTGCTTTTTCCTGTGATGTAGAGATAATTACCGTCAAAACTAGGGAAAAACTGAAAATTGAGCATCTTGATCGTAAGTACCGTTAAAATAGGTATCACTATGACAAAAGTAAATAAAAAGATATATTTAAAACGGATCACAAGATGCAGCAGGGCTTCATACTTCTCCTGCAGTGGTTCCCAATTGATAACATTCTTCTGCTTTTTGAGAACCTCATCTGCATGTAGAGGCAGAAAGAAAAAACTTTCAAGAAGAGAACCCAAAAGGATCATGATTACAGTAATAGGAATGAGTATAATAAAATTTTTAATCTCTCCGGTGAGCATGAACAGAGGAAGAAACGCAGCGATAGTTGTCAATGTTGCCAAGGTGACAGGCAAAACCATCTCTTTTAACCCTTGATAGACAGCCTCTTTTCTCTCCATACCCTCATTGATATGACGTTGGATGTTCTCTGAAACAACGATCGCATCATCCACCACGATACCGATCACGATCAATCCTCCAAGCAGGGAAACAATATTGATCGAATAGCCCGTAAAATAAAGGAACATGATCCCTATGGCAAAAGAGATAGGAATACCCATCGCTACAATAGATGCAATACGCACATTGATCAGCAAGGCCATGGAGAGGAATACCAAAACCAGTCCAAACATCAGGTTTGAGATAACCGTATTGAGCCTGTCCTTAACAGGCTTAGAGCTGTCCTGATAAAAATCGAAATAAACATCAGGAAACTCTTTGGAGAGTTTTTCTTTAGCATACGTTTGCAGATCTCTGGAGATATGCATAGAGTTTCCTTCAGGCCCTTTTGAGATCACCAATGTGATGTTATTCCGTCCATTAAATGTCGAAAGTGTCGTATCTTGAGGATAGGTGATATCGACTTTGGCAACATCACCAAGCCTTACTTGCTGTTCACCGATCTTAATGAGCACTGATTCCCACGCTTCTTTATTTTCTTTACCGTTTACCGTAGAGAGGAAAATATAATTCCCACTTTGTTTGATATCTCCTATAGGATAGATATAAGAGGTTTTAGAGATGGCAGTGATAACAGCAGCAGGATCCAACCCGTACGCTCTTACGGCCTCTTCATTGATCTGTACAGAGACTTCCTGATCTGCATCACCATAGATCTGGACTTCACTGACATAAGGATTTCTGGCAATTTTAGCTTTGACGTCTTTGGCCGTTTCTATCAATTGGCCTTTGGTCATATGTTCAGAAGAGAGAGAAAGTCTGATCAGAGGTCGATTGTGCATCAGTAACTCTGCCGT
Proteins encoded in this window:
- the gltB gene encoding glutamate synthase large subunit, whose protein sequence is MQDLFTSFKDNCGFGLLASIDNTPSHKNLEDAITSLSRMMHRGAVAADGKTGDGAGLLLSMPKSFFAKEATANGVHLPENYAVAMVFSNNPTDFDVIHKICDNNDLKIIYTRTVPVDTNALGKQALASLPTMKQVFVAPNSPVAINRFEALVYLSRKEIEAALIDDKTFYIPSFSTSVISYKGLVMPTHIKEFYKDLADEDFEISFCLFHQRFSTNTLPQWKLAQPFRMIAHNGEINSVTANRFNVKAKMAAAKSVIYTDEEMDRLRNVIQDDMSDSASLDNFMEFLRVNGVDFFKAARSLIPAPWHNNPQMDTELRAFYEYASATFEPWDGPAAVSMTDGRYIGCVLDRNGLRPSKYIRTKDNRLLISSEYGVLKLPDEEIVERGRLQSGEMMGIDLKHGKVLKNSDINDYLKAGNAYDKWLTANLSYLQEHVPETDVSTSEVNYGDMNAKQRYFNFTSEVIREVIRPMINEGKETTGAMGDDTPLAAFSTEQRNFTDFFKQKFAQVTNPPIDPIREKTVMSLNTGFGESHNVLSDSPEHAKRLKTVLPLMSAEKFCLLQEFGTKGNEKYDPSYKCEKYDTTYKGDLKESLYALTERIIEDVRRNDVRTIILDDRNLNAENKVIPMLMVVGRLNQELLKAKIRHLTSIVAVTGEVFDPHSAACLLSFGAAAIFPYLLYHTVEELEEGNEAIKPLLKQFRRSMGAGLMKIMSKMGISTLASYRNSRLFDVIGLSTEIVDDCFSGAKGLLPGLGYEDIDARLNSNHERAFTDAFDGKRNALYKGGFYKYKKGEEFHDFSRPTISAMQKASESGKAEDYEEVKKLVNGRDKKFIRDFYELKSDREPISIDEVEPLSEIFKRFSTAAMSMGSISQEAHETLAVAMNRIGAKSNSGEGGESPLRYGTEKNSSIKQVASGRFGVTPEYLRSATELQIKVAQGAKPGEGGQLPGSKVSPLIAELRFTKPGVTLISPPPHHDIYSIEDLAQLIFDLKQVNPHARVAVKLVSTAGVGTIAAGVAKSYADKIIISGADGGTGAAPIGSIRFAGNSWELGLIEAHNALKANHLRGQVTVETDGGLKTGLDIVKAAIMGAEEYAFGTGALVLVGCIMLRVCHLNTCGVGVATQDEHLRKRFTGNVEKVVNYFTLVATEVREILAELGYRSLEEIIGKNELFKVIDDEFAKKFNFEELLYDIEGDNTCQVPFNEPYDQNEYEKEILEELMETIKDPRQKIVLNKEISNLNRSFATRISGEIAALHGNAGLPDGTITLNVKGTTGQSLGAFLAQGININVHGAGNDYIGKGMSGGQIVISSDNAGHEFALGGNTCLYGATGGKLYIHGKVGERFCVRNSGATTVVEGTGDHPCEYMTGGVAVILGETGVNFGAGMTGGKAFVYDMEGKFYEKVNPELVEPLRIDTDEWDTEMFELKALLKDYVAKTGSKRAAYILNNFRSEIRKFWMVAPRGIKPTIVTGAKGE
- the recO gene encoding recombination protein RecO; translation: MLSVRKAKNEDTIALVLSPTEVRTYYRFFGARHSILQLGNLIDFEVEGEGGSFLPRLRSLSHMGFPWLFDKNRLLLWHNFIKRFEPHLKDAEEIDSFYFDLLLSAAQKWDKQNPKRIVCESYITLLEYEGRLHHDEHCYICENRIEEEIALMQSFIPAHPACLYTAALPTKKVLDFFKTKKTVFLEDHEVDYLFEIVMKGL
- a CDS encoding dihydrolipoyl dehydrogenase family protein — its product is MYDIIYIGGGLNYAGAIVASKQGLKVALVETSLGHLGGTCLHEGCIPSKMFLHHANTVRQSNESVFRGELVLDMPTLTAQKTELLASASKSIMAQCKDVELIEGKGKLIAPHKVEVEGKIYEGEYIVIGTGSIPFIPEGIVYDKKAIITSNELLDLQKLPQTIAIYGDGAIGLEMASFFVSAGVEVTLISRHDRLLPHTHSSIQNAMTKELERQGIIYLKEHAISKAEPTEKGVHITFENGASSMYEQMLVATGRQPNTDVVATDQITVKRGIETDDFFQTTLEKHFAIGDCNGKLQLAHAARVQALNVTKQIMGKQPGKLNLDHVVRFIHTLPMSYATVGQNRQRLEEDGMEFKESSIMLSQFKPAAFHQAGNGVLIVYADTSGLILGAELFAPNAEELISSVAMALAGEMTVSMARQTIMAHPTFSEALERVYSRL
- a CDS encoding mechanosensitive ion channel family protein; the protein is MKSFLLLFSFSLFLCSAEIDTKLYDGNNTINYYKEISKRIETAQTSDQNQTKEDTERIATERMILDKLSNMLSITLKVDPMPDSLLPDDKNISTENYQSYLNALTDTYAKIDTLKKEQSAMQSKRHYLQKSINDITVEDKKNLLLYQLQYAFYKLKGDNQEQTIQAYETLITKGEARFKQKLNQVTFDIPALEKKLTQINTKFAPVEQEAVALKLAKERELIVRETISESLSKKFLSNDMDMMSLLTTKIDLTLMLSLAYLQKNETQKALDLFNADTETLQGLTPDLIDYYTYKRTILKTVFKEVAGNVALALSSVEQSAESIYDFTYSKLTEALFVFNEKGISILDILKVILIIILGFMIAAFYKRKIINLATQREKISLSSAKAISNAGYYILVFITLLVALKSIGLDLSNLGLVAGALSIGIGFGLQTLVSNFAAGIILMFERTIRLGDYIEISDTIRGTVSDMRMRSTTVTTNDNIDVVIPNSSFIQNNVINWTLENDIRRIHIPFSVAYGTSNDKVEKVILEELRNSSINYVKKNAKYPTLIWMTAMGSSSVDYELIVWVRGQSTLKPAGTKSDFLKFIYATLNKHHIEIPFPQLDLHVKRNESPKEHNEEKKEETEPKML
- a CDS encoding efflux RND transporter permease subunit, with the protein product MMRIINYFIENKSLNYVLLVFILFLGINSYYNIPKELFPEIALDKIAIRGSYAGASADNLDKMAVRDIEDELGNIQGIEKIETVIKSGTFSIVIDLNEGADKTDALNKAKDAIARSRQYLPSDMTEPTAELLMHNRPLIRLSLSSEHMTKGQLIETAKDVKAKIARNPYVSEVQIYGDADQEVSVQINEEAVRAYGLDPAAVITAISKTSYIYPIGDIKQSGNYIFLSTVNGKENKEAWESVLIKIGEQQVRLGDVAKVDITYPQDTTLSTFNGRNNITLVISKGPEGNSMHISRDLQTYAKEKLSKEFPDVYFDFYQDSSKPVKDRLNTVISNLMFGLVLVFLSMALLINVRIASIVAMGIPISFAIGIMFLYFTGYSINIVSLLGGLIVIGIVVDDAIVVSENIQRHINEGMERKEAVYQGLKEMVLPVTLATLTTIAAFLPLFMLTGEIKNFIILIPITVIMILLGSLLESFFFLPLHADEVLKKQKNVINWEPLQEKYEALLHLVIRFKYIFLFTFVIVIPILTVLTIKMLNFQFFPSFDGNYLYITGKSNMDTTIEETDKIAKEIEQYVISQKETYALKSTSTVVGYRKSLAGADENGDNMLYITMELYDMEPQSFIDTYINPILNFSFMFNDPEKVRKKHTYDLAQQLREEIAPMMTKYQLEELGVREDKPGLIKNDIQINLSGKDGEQIADAMQRIEDNLSVIPYVKDVGNNAQLGKMEYKLRINAYGEQLGMSEVEIAQTLSGYFLDSRKAMTFSENGVMEIRTKSIVKDSEKTLMNFMIPTPSGSVVKLTDVVDIEKIRAYEKIEKRDGNTVKSVFANIDKKKTTAVAVLKKIKPLLDTIQDEGVDVSLLGEQEKNQQFKNDMIRSLIIAVFLILITLLFIFPKIRYALMVMSVIPFSLLGALVGHMLIGINLSMPSVIGMLGLAGVVINDGIIMLDFLHGTHNAETFYERAKLRLRPILITSITTFLGLFTLIFYATGQAVILQPIAISIGFGLIWGTVLNLVYLPSLYAVVNKIQPGRES